The Bernardetia sp. genome includes the window AAAGGGGGTTGAAAGTAAACTCTTTTACAATAAAATATAAGCGAAAGTAGCTCAGCTGGTAGAGCGCAACCTTGCCAAGGTTGAGGTCGCGAGTTCGAACCTCGTCTTTCGCTCAATTTTTACAGACTTTACATATAGAATTATTTGTTGATTTTTTAATAAAAATTTTTCTTCGTAAAAACTTTGTAAAAATTATTAAACATTAAACTTTTAATAGAAAAAGTTAAATTCAACACCACGCTGGGATGGTGGAACTGGTAGACACGCAGGACTTAAAATCCTGTGCCTTAATCGGCGTGTGGGTTCGATTCCCACTCCTAGTACAGAGTTAAAGACATATCCAAACGGATATGTCTTTTTTTTTGCCACTGTAAATGGATAGAAAACCTATCTAACTGGGTAGCTTTAGTAAAAATAGTTGCCAAAAGTCAAGTAAGAGGAGAACAAATATGCTATTATATTTCAATCATCAAAAACTTGAGTGCAGGAAAAGCTTATCAATTGGCTAGAGGATATTGGGCTATTGAAAACAAACTACATTGGTAGCTAGATTTGATTTTAAAATAAGAACAAAAAAGAAAGCAAAAAGATAATTCCATTTATAATTCATCTTTAAACAGAAAAATAATCTTGAATACTGCTAAAATGTATGACAAAAAATTAAGTACCAAGAAAATGTTAAACAAAATAAATTGGAATCCTAAATATGCTAGAAAACTTTTTTAAAAAACTTTTCTATAATAGTGCATTTAGTTTGGTCTAGCAACAGCATACTAGACAGTTATTCATATTTTGATTAGTTTTGTTGATGGAAAAACTTGATATTCGAACAGTAGATGTTATTCAGTATGTACAACCCTTACGAGAGGGAGGTTCACTTCCTGCTATTGTCAGAGCTGATGATGATTTCTTATATGTTTTAAAATTTAGAGGAGCTGGGCAGGGAAAAATGGCATTGATTGCAGAGTTTGTAGGTGGAGAAATGGCTAGAGCGATTGGCTTAAAAGTTCCAGAGCTAGTATTCATGAATCTTGATGACTCATTTAGTAAAACAGAACCTGATGAAGAAATTCAAGATTTACTCAAATTTAGTGTTGGTCTTAACCTTGGTTTACAGTTCTTATCTTCTGCTATCACATACGACCCACTAGTCAATGATGTAGATAGTATTACAGCTTCTAAAATTGTATTATTAGATAGTATCATCAGTAACATTGATAGAACAGATAAGAATACTAATTTATTATCTTGGAATAATGAATTATGGGTCATTGATAATGGAGCAAGTTTTTACTTTCATCATAACTGGGCGAATTGGAGAAGTCATTTATCAAGAACATTTCCTCTTGTTAAAGATCATGTGCTTCTACATAAAGCAGATAAACTACTTGAAGTTGCAATAGAAATCAAACATTTATTAACGTCTGAAAAAATTAATAATATTGTATCTTCTATTCCAAAAGATTGGCTCTATCTTGAGTCTGAAAGCATAACTCCTCAAGAGATGAGAGAGGCTTATATAGAATTTATAACTACTAAACTTGCTAATATTGATTTGTTAGTTAAAGAAGCTGCTGATGCAAGATAAATTTACATTCAAATATGCAATCATTCGTATTGTTCCAAAAGTAGAGCGAGAAGAATTCTTCAATGTTGGCGTTATCCTTTTTTGTAAAAGAAAAAAGTATATGGATATCAAATATAGTATAGACAAGGAAAAACTAAAGGCTTTTTCTTGTCAAGTAGAGTTAAACGTGCTAGAAGAGTATTTGAATGCTTGGAAGCTGATTTGTAAAGGGGATTCGTCCAGTGGGAAAATAGGACAATTAGAGATCTCTGAAAGATTTGGTTGGCTTACTGCTAGTAGAAGCACTATCATTCAAAGCTCAAAAACATATTCTGGTCTTCTCATTGAACCTCAAAAAATGTTAGATATTATATTTGAGAAGCATGTTCTGTAAAAAATCTAAATGATATCTATCAGACACATAGTTCTTTTACGGAATTAGAAATGATAAGGAAAGAAAATAAATACCTTAAAAACGAAGTAGAATTTCTAAAGCATCAATTAGAAATTACACAAAGTTTCTTAGAGAAAGCTTTAAGTAGGAAGTGAATCTTCTCAAATAGAAAGTATAAATACAAATAATGACTGTATAAAAAGAGGCTGTCCAAAATGGGCAGCCTTTTTATTTATTTTACTATTTAGCTTTATTCTATAACAACAGTGCGTGAATAAGAAGCACCATTTTGGTTGAATCTAATGAGGTAGATACCTTTAGAAACTCCTTGGATATCAACTACAAACTCTTGTTTGTCTTTTTCAAAAGTTTGTGCCTTCACTTTTCTACCAGAAGCATCAAAAATAGTTACCTCAGTATCATACGGTAGTAGGCTACCAAAACGAACATTGAATACCCCTCTACTTGGATTTGGATAAATACTGAATACCTCATTTTCTGCTC containing:
- a CDS encoding HipA family kinase, with amino-acid sequence MEKLDIRTVDVIQYVQPLREGGSLPAIVRADDDFLYVLKFRGAGQGKMALIAEFVGGEMARAIGLKVPELVFMNLDDSFSKTEPDEEIQDLLKFSVGLNLGLQFLSSAITYDPLVNDVDSITASKIVLLDSIISNIDRTDKNTNLLSWNNELWVIDNGASFYFHHNWANWRSHLSRTFPLVKDHVLLHKADKLLEVAIEIKHLLTSEKINNIVSSIPKDWLYLESESITPQEMREAYIEFITTKLANIDLLVKEAADAR
- a CDS encoding DUF3037 domain-containing protein encodes the protein MQDKFTFKYAIIRIVPKVEREEFFNVGVILFCKRKKYMDIKYSIDKEKLKAFSCQVELNVLEEYLNAWKLICKGDSSSGKIGQLEISERFGWLTASRSTIIQSSKTYSGLLIEPQKMLDIIFEKHVL
- a CDS encoding T9SS type A sorting domain-containing protein, whose product is AENEVFSIYPNPSRGVFNVRFGSLLPYDTEVTIFDASGRKVKAQTFEKDKQEFVVDIQGVSKGIYLIRFNQNGASYSRTVVIE